One Argiope bruennichi chromosome 5, qqArgBrue1.1, whole genome shotgun sequence DNA segment encodes these proteins:
- the LOC129968624 gene encoding guanidinobutyrase-like → MLAAGRVLRNGFCQTTFRKYSTKFNQPMSANVMPRPGGIATFMRLPYQTTADGLDVGIIGIPMDIGTSNRPGTRFGPRQIRTESSLLRPCNSSTGDQPFSFLQIADLGDIPYTMYDIREAIKDIKNFISKVLEKNCTPVTLGGDHTITYPILQAMKEKYGPVGLVHVDAHADVSDTMMDCKIAHGTPFRRAFEEGALDSKRVVQIGLRGTCYTPEDYQWSRDQGFRLVLADECWYTSLTPLMAEIRKQMGSGPVYVSLDIDALDPCFAPGTGTPEIGGLTTIQMMEIIRGLKGVNIVGGDLVEVSPPYDPSGNTALTAANMVFELLCTLSKNR, encoded by the exons ATGCTCGCTGCTGGACGTGTGCTTCGAAATGGCTTCTGTCAGACAACTTTTCGAAAATATTCTACGAAATTTAATCAGCCTATGTCGGCCAATGTCATGCCAAGGCCTGGTGGAATTGCAACTTTCATGAGATTACCATATCAGACGACAGCAGATG gtTTAGATGTGGGAATCATAGGAATTCCGATGGACATTGGAACATCAAATCGACCTGGTACTCGCTTTGGTCCTCGACAAATAAGAACCGAATCATCTCTTTTAAGACCCTGCAATTCTAGTACAG gtgATCAACCTTTCTCCTTTTTACAAATTGCTGATTTAGGAGATATACCGTACACAATGTATGATATTCGTGAAGCTATCaaggatataaaaaatttcatatcaaaagttttagagaaaaactGCACACCAGTGACATTAGGTGGCGATCATACTATTACCTATCCTATTTTACAAGCCATGAAG GAAAAATACGGTCCTGTTGGATTGGTTCATGTGGATGCCCATGCTGACGTAAGTGACACAATGATGGATTGCAAAATAGCGCATGGAACTCCTTTCAGACGAGCGTTCGAAGAAGGAGCCTTAGATTCAAAGAGAGTTGTGCAAATAGGTCTGAGAGGAACATGTTACACACCAGAAGATTATCAATGGAGCAGAGATCag GGTTTTCGGTTAGTATTAGCTGATGAATGTTGGTACACATCTCTAACTCCATTAATGGCTGAGATACGAAAACAAATGGGAAGTGGTCCCGTTTACGTCAGCCTTGATATTGATGCGCTAGATCCCTGCTTTGCTCCTGGAACAG GTACGCCTGAAATAGGAGGATTGACAACAATTCAAATGATGGAAATAATAAGAGGGTTGAAAGGAGTCAACATTGTAGGAGGGGATTTAGTAGAA gtCTCCCCACCATATGATCCAAGTGGGAATACCGCTCTGACTGCTGCAAACATGGTGTTTGAACTTCTGTGCACTTTATCAAAAAATAGATAA